Proteins encoded within one genomic window of Sporolituus thermophilus DSM 23256:
- a CDS encoding DUF6904 family protein, protein MHLSCRGVPRFVTSMRLLQAAVAKCIKTVVSEAAFSRMMNLMNQSYMLTDDYATQYVDVLNCRFLAMNKEKRLKNISVMAKRLAEQGDEYKAIKSEVLRAAKEYNCPVDEIELQEVEYPDDIDW, encoded by the coding sequence GTGCATCTGTCTTGTAGGGGTGTGCCTCGATTTGTAACGTCGATGCGCTTGTTACAAGCGGCGGTTGCAAAATGCATTAAAACCGTTGTCTCAGAAGCGGCCTTTAGCCGGATGATGAATCTTATGAATCAAAGCTATATGTTGACTGACGACTATGCTACGCAATATGTGGATGTACTCAATTGTAGGTTTCTGGCTATGAATAAAGAGAAACGCTTGAAAAATATATCTGTGATGGCAAAGCGATTAGCGGAGCAAGGGGATGAATATAAGGCGATTAAAAGTGAGGTTTTAAGAGCGGCGAAAGAATATAACTGTCCGGTTGATGAAATAGAACTTCAGGAAGTGGAATATCCTGATGATATCGATTGGTGA
- a CDS encoding flavodoxin family protein produces MKVLGLVASARKLGNSEILVKEMLAALPDTVEKAMIRLPDLNIGQCQACYACLGADKSCIIGDDLQFLLDNIRTADAIIIGAPCYFLGTHTSLKVIGDRLISVLQNGDEFAGKKCIVVVTYGVAGWDGYAREATINFARFLHLDVVGSMAVQAANPGEAAKPEVLHKARLLAQRLVSGAEQTEEAAGCSCRECGSSLLKLSPDGTVHCPMCGAFGRLYLEGGQFTVQFGQREHSRFSLAGMKEHGALLEEIKGRYIASRNELYTLRQKYKQYDGWWIPPGKRR; encoded by the coding sequence ATGAAGGTATTAGGGTTAGTGGCTTCTGCCCGCAAACTTGGCAATTCAGAGATATTGGTCAAAGAAATGCTGGCTGCACTGCCTGATACTGTGGAAAAGGCCATGATTAGGTTGCCGGATCTTAACATCGGTCAGTGCCAGGCCTGCTACGCATGTCTGGGGGCGGATAAATCCTGCATTATTGGAGATGATTTGCAATTTTTACTAGACAATATCCGAACGGCCGACGCGATCATCATTGGAGCGCCGTGTTATTTTCTCGGCACGCATACCAGCTTAAAGGTGATTGGTGACAGGTTGATTTCGGTTCTCCAGAATGGGGATGAATTTGCGGGTAAAAAATGCATAGTGGTAGTAACTTACGGCGTAGCGGGCTGGGATGGTTATGCCAGGGAAGCGACTATAAATTTTGCGCGGTTTCTTCATCTGGACGTTGTCGGTAGCATGGCCGTGCAGGCGGCCAATCCCGGCGAGGCGGCAAAGCCGGAAGTGTTGCACAAGGCAAGGCTGTTGGCGCAGCGCCTGGTGTCAGGCGCGGAACAGACAGAAGAAGCGGCAGGGTGTTCTTGCCGGGAATGCGGGAGTTCGCTGCTGAAGTTGTCACCGGACGGTACCGTGCACTGTCCTATGTGTGGGGCATTCGGCCGGCTGTATTTAGAAGGCGGACAGTTCACTGTCCAGTTTGGTCAACGTGAACATTCCCGGTTTTCCCTTGCCGGTATGAAGGAGCACGGCGCTCTGCTGGAAGAAATCAAGGGACGATATATAGCTAGCCGTAACGAATTATATACCTTGCGCCAAAAATATAAGCAGTATGACGGCTGGTGGATACCACCCGGAAAACGCCGATAA